In Burkholderia contaminans, the following proteins share a genomic window:
- a CDS encoding class 1 fructose-bisphosphatase, protein MSIARRTTLSKFLIEQQRETNNLPADLRLLIEVVARACKAISYNVSKGALGEALGTAGSENVQGEVQKKLDILSNEILLDANEWGGNLAAMASEEMETFFPIPANYPRGEYLLVFDPLDGSSNIDVNVSIGTIFSVLRCPDGKQATEESFLQPGTQQVAAGYAVYGPQTVFVLTTGNGVNCFTLDREVGSWVLTQSNMQIPADTREYAINASNARHWYDPVKRYIDELNAGKNGPRGDNFNMRWIASMVADVHRILNRGGIFMYPADKRTPDRPGKLRLMYEANPMSFIVEQAGGAATTGTQRIMEVQPTGLHQRVPVFLGSKNEVERVTGYHQEKE, encoded by the coding sequence ATGTCCATTGCCCGCCGCACCACGCTGTCGAAGTTCCTGATCGAACAGCAACGTGAGACCAACAACCTCCCCGCCGACCTGCGCCTGCTGATCGAAGTCGTCGCACGCGCGTGCAAGGCGATCAGCTACAACGTGTCGAAGGGCGCGCTCGGCGAAGCGCTCGGCACCGCCGGCAGCGAGAACGTCCAGGGCGAAGTGCAGAAGAAGCTCGACATCCTGTCGAACGAAATCCTGCTCGACGCGAACGAATGGGGCGGCAACCTCGCCGCGATGGCATCGGAAGAAATGGAAACGTTCTTCCCGATCCCCGCGAACTACCCGCGCGGCGAGTACCTGCTCGTGTTCGATCCGCTCGACGGCTCGTCGAACATCGACGTGAACGTGTCGATCGGCACGATCTTCTCGGTGCTGCGCTGCCCGGACGGCAAGCAGGCCACCGAGGAATCGTTCCTGCAGCCCGGCACGCAGCAGGTTGCGGCCGGTTACGCCGTGTACGGCCCGCAGACGGTGTTCGTGCTGACGACCGGCAACGGCGTGAACTGCTTCACGCTCGACCGCGAAGTCGGCTCGTGGGTGCTCACGCAGAGCAACATGCAGATCCCGGCCGACACGCGCGAATACGCGATCAACGCATCGAACGCGCGCCACTGGTACGACCCGGTCAAGCGCTATATCGACGAACTGAACGCCGGCAAGAACGGCCCGCGCGGCGACAACTTCAACATGCGCTGGATCGCATCGATGGTGGCCGACGTGCACCGGATCCTGAACCGCGGCGGCATCTTCATGTACCCGGCCGACAAGCGCACGCCCGACCGTCCGGGCAAGCTGCGCCTGATGTACGAAGCGAACCCGATGTCGTTCATCGTCGAACAGGCGGGCGGCGCCGCGACGACCGGCACGCAGCGCATCATGGAAGTGCAGCCGACGGGCCTGCATCAGCGCGTCCCGGTGTTCCTCGGTTCGAAGAACGAAGTCGAGCGCGTGACGGGCTACCACCAGGAAAAGGAATAA
- a CDS encoding helix-turn-helix transcriptional regulator, which yields MRTWRLERPNLTGQLDVLRATRLVAAIGGNEPNAFAAEVLKLFDDALSVTQCTIFAYELGNRPRTLSVADHRGGRYLRDVADIYARHFYTLDGNQKIVSSAPRGARRHDLLLHQQAGDEIDHEAYRAACYRGPDVSDRLSLLMQPNDASWLSINLYRAHRSGAFQPREIAEIEALAPLIAQAAKHHYALAGAAQIGIPQRMLARLRSACPALSKRELDVLRGVLEGQTAHEIGETIGVKASSVVTYQKRAYRRLGISSQRQLFALCLQP from the coding sequence ATGCGCACCTGGCGTCTCGAGCGACCGAACCTCACCGGGCAACTGGACGTATTACGTGCGACGCGCCTTGTCGCCGCGATCGGCGGCAACGAGCCCAACGCATTCGCAGCCGAAGTGCTGAAGCTGTTCGACGATGCGCTGTCGGTCACGCAATGCACGATCTTCGCGTACGAGCTCGGCAACCGCCCGCGCACGCTATCCGTCGCCGACCATCGCGGCGGCCGCTACCTGCGTGACGTCGCCGACATCTACGCACGACACTTCTACACGCTCGACGGCAACCAGAAGATCGTATCGAGCGCGCCTCGCGGCGCGCGCCGCCACGACCTGCTGCTGCACCAGCAGGCCGGCGACGAGATCGATCACGAAGCGTATCGAGCGGCCTGCTACCGCGGCCCCGACGTGTCCGACCGGCTGTCGTTGCTGATGCAGCCCAACGATGCGAGCTGGCTGTCGATCAACCTGTACCGCGCGCATCGCAGCGGCGCGTTCCAGCCGCGCGAGATCGCGGAGATCGAAGCGCTCGCCCCGCTGATCGCGCAGGCCGCGAAGCATCACTACGCACTCGCCGGTGCCGCGCAGATCGGCATCCCGCAACGGATGCTCGCGCGGTTACGCAGCGCCTGCCCGGCGCTGTCCAAGCGCGAACTCGACGTGCTGCGCGGCGTGCTCGAAGGCCAGACCGCGCACGAGATCGGCGAGACGATCGGCGTGAAGGCGTCGAGCGTCGTCACATACCAGAAGCGCGCGTACCGGCGCCTGGGCATCTCGAGCCAGCGCCAGTTGTTCGCGCTCTGCCTGCAGCCTTGA